One genomic window of Psychrobacter cibarius includes the following:
- the ychF gene encoding redox-regulated ATPase YchF, with translation MGFNCGIVGLPNVGKSTLFNALTKAGIAAENFPFCTKDPNTGIVPVPDPRLKKLADIVKPERVLPTTMEFVDIAGLVAGASKGEGMGNQFLANIRETDAIAHVVRCFDDDNVVHVDGRVSPIDDIETINTELALADLEAVERAIHNQTKKAKGGDKDAQALLDIFKKVEPLLAEGKAARAANLDADEKKLIRSYGLITLKPTMYIANVSEDGFENNPYLDAVRNYATGEDSIVIALCNQIESEIAQLDEDDKKDFLAEMDMEEAGLDQVIRGGYDLLDMQTYFTAGVKEVRAWTVAVGATAPQAAGVIHTDFERGFIRAEVIAYDDFIEYGGEKGAAAAGKSRLEGKTYIVQDGDIMHFRFNV, from the coding sequence ATGGGTTTTAATTGCGGCATCGTCGGCCTACCAAACGTGGGTAAATCCACCTTGTTTAATGCGTTGACCAAAGCGGGTATCGCCGCTGAAAACTTTCCATTTTGTACCAAAGATCCCAACACAGGTATCGTACCAGTACCTGACCCACGCCTTAAAAAACTGGCTGATATCGTTAAGCCTGAGCGCGTATTGCCAACGACGATGGAGTTTGTGGATATCGCAGGTCTAGTCGCTGGTGCTTCAAAAGGCGAAGGTATGGGCAACCAGTTCCTAGCCAATATCCGTGAGACTGATGCGATTGCGCACGTCGTACGCTGTTTTGATGATGACAACGTCGTCCACGTTGATGGTCGCGTCAGCCCTATTGATGATATCGAAACCATTAATACTGAATTGGCATTGGCAGATTTAGAGGCCGTTGAGCGTGCCATCCACAACCAAACCAAAAAGGCTAAAGGTGGCGACAAAGACGCGCAAGCATTGCTTGATATCTTTAAAAAAGTTGAGCCTTTATTAGCCGAAGGTAAAGCGGCACGCGCAGCGAACCTAGATGCTGATGAGAAAAAACTCATCAGAAGTTATGGTTTAATCACCCTAAAACCAACCATGTATATCGCTAACGTCAGTGAAGATGGCTTTGAAAACAACCCTTACCTTGATGCGGTACGCAACTATGCGACTGGCGAAGATTCTATCGTTATCGCTCTATGCAACCAAATCGAATCTGAAATCGCTCAGCTTGATGAAGACGACAAAAAAGACTTCTTAGCTGAGATGGATATGGAAGAAGCCGGACTTGATCAAGTCATTCGCGGTGGTTATGATTTGCTAGATATGCAGACTTACTTTACTGCTGGTGTTAAAGAAGTGCGCGCTTGGACGGTTGCAGTTGGCGCAACGGCTCCGCAAGCAGCTGGCGTGATTCATACCGATTTTGAGCGCGGTTTCATTCGTGCCGAAGTCATTGCGTATGATGACTTTATCGAGTATGGCGGTGAAAAAGGCGCAGCTGCCGCTGGCAAATCACGCTTAGAAGGCAAAACCTATATCGTACAAGATGGCGATATCATGCACTTTAGATTTAACGTGTAA
- a CDS encoding ATP-dependent helicase, which translates to MTTTIFDTRHYNYPQNFIEIKPKLARLEKAIKKLEENLIDANNDASIELLNERLNGELGLKVDYARELNPDQLLAATTIEGKVLVIAGAGSGKTKTLTYRTSYLLESGVTPKSILLLTFTRKAANEIKDRAKSLLANTLFDKQSDEDLVKDKLPTDKRLNDITSGTFHSFCNMLLRQYSGLLGINPRFTILDTGDSEDAIDLIHKEKKYPAQNKSQAFPRKKTLQNIISSSRNRRIHICDLIESSYPDIAVHIPIIEQLAVDFHEYKRANHLYDFDDIISQVVRHLKTNDTFRQMLQNQYRYIMVDEYQDTNIPQKQLIDLICAPASVSLMVVGDDNQSIYAFRGANYENILLFGETYPEASLIKLEQNYRSTPAVLNFINALSAQITLGYQKQLYSGALISGHKPVFSRLSNETKEAKYIADKIIELKSDHDYDDFAVLCRTSFQSNYVQLEFMERHIPFIVVGGIKFIERRHIKDVLAFVKVLYNPNDTIAWHRILTLFQGVGIVTATCLTQAINADNNSFEPLLTPKFAKKSAQLEPLYNTLTKANQAESVERVIEHILEFYIPVLKTIEENWRERNEDFRVLKNLAIEHSSLDNFLENLALDPPNDSVAAMDKPEDNDTDKVTISTIHSAKGLEWPVVFVNSLVDGITPHYRSLDDFEALEEERKLFYVACSRAKSRLYLTAPDYFASYSGYFDKPSRFIAELSADEVTVENSKQVREESDDPVWW; encoded by the coding sequence ATGACTACCACGATCTTTGACACGCGCCACTACAATTATCCGCAGAACTTCATCGAGATTAAGCCCAAGCTGGCGCGTCTGGAAAAGGCCATTAAAAAGCTAGAGGAAAATTTAATCGATGCTAATAATGATGCAAGTATTGAGCTACTAAATGAAAGGCTGAATGGTGAATTAGGGTTAAAAGTAGACTACGCTCGTGAATTAAATCCTGACCAATTATTAGCAGCCACAACTATCGAAGGCAAAGTTTTGGTTATAGCAGGAGCTGGCTCAGGTAAGACTAAAACGCTTACGTATCGTACCAGTTATTTATTAGAGAGTGGGGTCACGCCCAAAAGCATCTTGCTACTGACCTTTACGCGTAAAGCCGCCAATGAAATAAAAGATAGAGCTAAGTCTTTGCTTGCGAATACCTTATTTGATAAACAGTCTGATGAAGACTTGGTAAAGGATAAGCTGCCAACTGATAAACGGCTCAACGATATCACCAGTGGTACTTTTCACTCTTTTTGCAATATGCTGCTGCGTCAATATTCAGGTTTATTGGGCATTAATCCGCGATTTACGATTTTAGACACGGGCGATAGTGAAGATGCCATCGACTTAATTCACAAAGAAAAAAAGTATCCCGCGCAAAATAAGAGCCAAGCATTCCCGCGCAAAAAGACACTGCAAAATATCATTTCTAGCTCTCGGAATAGACGTATTCACATCTGTGATTTAATCGAAAGCAGTTATCCTGACATCGCTGTGCATATTCCTATTATCGAACAATTGGCAGTTGATTTCCATGAGTACAAGCGTGCCAATCATCTCTACGACTTTGACGATATTATCAGTCAGGTCGTGCGCCATTTGAAGACGAATGATACCTTTCGCCAAATGCTACAAAACCAATATCGCTACATCATGGTCGATGAATATCAAGACACCAATATTCCGCAAAAGCAGCTTATCGATCTGATTTGCGCACCTGCGTCGGTCTCGCTGATGGTCGTTGGCGATGATAATCAAAGTATCTATGCGTTTCGCGGTGCTAATTATGAGAACATCTTGCTCTTCGGTGAGACCTATCCAGAAGCAAGCCTGATTAAACTTGAGCAAAACTATCGTAGTACGCCTGCTGTTTTAAATTTTATCAATGCATTGTCCGCGCAAATCACGTTAGGGTATCAAAAACAATTGTACTCTGGTGCATTGATAAGTGGGCATAAGCCAGTGTTTAGCCGCCTAAGCAATGAGACAAAAGAAGCGAAATATATCGCCGATAAAATCATCGAGCTAAAGTCGGATCATGACTACGATGATTTTGCGGTACTGTGCCGCACATCTTTTCAATCTAACTATGTCCAATTAGAGTTTATGGAGCGTCATATTCCATTCATTGTGGTGGGCGGTATCAAGTTCATTGAAAGGCGACATATCAAAGATGTTTTGGCCTTTGTTAAAGTCCTCTATAACCCGAATGATACGATTGCTTGGCATCGTATTTTAACCTTATTCCAAGGCGTGGGAATAGTCACCGCGACGTGTTTGACCCAAGCGATTAATGCCGATAACAACTCCTTTGAGCCACTACTCACGCCAAAGTTTGCTAAAAAAAGCGCACAGCTTGAGCCTTTATATAATACGCTGACTAAGGCAAATCAGGCTGAATCCGTCGAGAGGGTCATTGAGCATATTTTAGAGTTCTATATTCCTGTCTTAAAAACAATTGAAGAAAATTGGCGAGAGCGCAACGAAGACTTTCGTGTGCTCAAAAATTTGGCAATAGAACACAGTAGCCTTGATAACTTCTTAGAAAATTTGGCACTCGATCCGCCCAATGATTCGGTCGCAGCCATGGATAAACCAGAAGATAATGACACAGATAAAGTGACGATTTCGACCATTCACAGTGCCAAAGGTTTAGAGTGGCCAGTGGTGTTTGTTAACTCATTGGTCGATGGTATCACGCCGCACTATCGCTCTTTGGATGACTTTGAGGCGCTAGAAGAAGAACGAAAATTATTCTACGTTGCTTGTAGTCGCGCCAAGAGCAGACTGTATCTAACGGCACCTGATTACTTTGCCAGTTATTCAGGGTATTTTGACAAGCCGTCGCGGTTTATCGCGGAGCTGTCTGCTGATGAAGTGACGGTAGAAAATTCTAAACAAGTGAGAGAAGAGAGTGATGATCCAGTGTGGTGGTGA
- a CDS encoding TerB N-terminal domain-containing protein: MKNFIADVKALFRQKYDADAQGNKANKPAFIDLPPDIKPDNRHRVSQSSQNDDTDDFASFIISSGKSNNVSGVSANKQLGRWFKENESFDIKGRFIDRGFYYVGGQLTMLTGFGIEPSLVDDSLPASSPNIIHSISQIYYDESLGYWPSYERLSIKCRGAYLDWLASNRAHPSTPIGYVFIYFGGFERRIIEHINDDVVSDTEFMAIYEEVTRLNRIYGSQSASFDSYSAHFLAFMTLIRSLLFEDKAQTGHLLPPPVTSQNLNFKMHLAKTVALQLPIPASLAWEWLVYSNEYNFKTPAKRCEDTFKDLFKILYHDAYPNGFVVSANKTRLKLIYNAASRSIISVDLTLDDLPDPSILRAPVKKLITIAEQCNDALDAYSRYLGKEGRSADDIAAVMLLPKPLLHNYHHPAIEKFKTWAQSIIENDEGLTTTKELWAYLDETLSPTSSKALSKKQNELIINLVELAGFGIAPDQRYHQTRLQSDGYAVLFVCDHDAHCEGFEPSSSFYQISLAMRLGAMVATINGYVDKREVDTLLTLLNQDSQLTTIEKESLTAYLLWQLNTPANMAGLKATLADLDAQYIGFISRFIITVALANGNIEPSQIKQIEKLYQALGLDKTLVTSDIHQLTTNKKVNIGIKNEPETKDNSSKSSRSFSFDAELLALHERETAVAKAMLSKIFAVEDEESEDDIKDSVLLKISSKTATEHQSNVPVNKHSSGNEAVIKGLDRSHSQLYQELISAEVWQREAVNELCESLNLMINGAIETINDWAYDKVDAPVLEDDDEVVVDFEIVDELKALNS; this comes from the coding sequence ATGAAGAATTTTATTGCCGACGTGAAGGCACTTTTTAGACAAAAATATGATGCCGACGCTCAAGGTAATAAAGCAAATAAGCCCGCCTTTATAGACTTACCACCTGATATCAAGCCCGATAACCGGCATAGAGTAAGTCAGTCTAGTCAAAATGATGATACAGATGATTTCGCGTCATTTATCATCTCATCTGGTAAATCTAACAATGTTTCTGGTGTTTCAGCCAATAAGCAGTTAGGACGCTGGTTCAAAGAAAATGAATCCTTTGATATTAAAGGACGCTTTATTGACCGCGGTTTTTATTATGTTGGTGGTCAGCTTACAATGCTAACGGGGTTTGGTATTGAACCTTCGCTAGTCGATGACAGTTTACCTGCCAGCTCTCCAAACATCATCCACAGTATTTCGCAAATTTATTATGATGAGTCGCTTGGTTATTGGCCAAGTTATGAGCGTTTGTCCATTAAATGCCGAGGCGCTTATCTTGATTGGCTAGCTTCAAATCGCGCGCATCCAAGTACGCCTATTGGCTATGTATTCATTTATTTTGGCGGTTTTGAGCGCCGTATCATTGAACATATTAACGATGATGTTGTCTCCGATACTGAGTTTATGGCTATCTATGAAGAAGTGACACGACTCAATCGTATTTATGGCAGCCAGTCTGCTTCGTTCGACAGTTATTCAGCACATTTTTTAGCATTTATGACTCTTATTCGGTCCTTGTTATTTGAAGACAAAGCGCAAACAGGGCATTTACTACCACCGCCTGTCACTAGCCAAAACCTAAACTTTAAGATGCATTTGGCAAAGACGGTAGCGTTGCAATTGCCTATTCCTGCGTCATTAGCATGGGAGTGGTTGGTATATTCTAATGAATACAATTTTAAAACTCCCGCCAAGCGCTGTGAAGATACGTTCAAAGATTTATTTAAAATTCTTTACCATGACGCTTATCCAAACGGTTTTGTAGTTTCTGCCAATAAAACTAGGCTCAAGCTCATCTATAACGCTGCTAGTCGTTCTATCATTAGCGTAGATCTTACACTTGATGACTTGCCAGACCCAAGCATCCTGCGAGCACCTGTCAAAAAACTTATAACTATCGCTGAACAATGCAATGATGCTTTAGATGCTTACAGTCGTTATCTGGGAAAAGAAGGCCGCTCGGCTGATGATATTGCCGCTGTTATGCTACTGCCGAAACCCTTGCTTCATAACTATCACCATCCTGCAATTGAAAAATTTAAAACATGGGCACAGTCCATTATAGAAAACGATGAAGGGCTGACAACGACTAAAGAGTTATGGGCATATTTGGATGAAACTTTGTCGCCAACATCTAGCAAAGCGCTGAGTAAAAAACAAAATGAGCTGATTATTAATTTGGTAGAGCTTGCTGGTTTTGGTATTGCTCCAGACCAACGTTATCATCAGACGCGCTTGCAATCGGACGGTTATGCCGTGCTATTTGTTTGCGATCATGATGCGCATTGTGAAGGTTTCGAACCGAGCTCGTCGTTCTATCAAATCAGTCTAGCTATGAGATTAGGGGCAATGGTAGCGACTATTAATGGTTATGTTGATAAAAGGGAAGTGGATACACTATTGACGCTGCTCAATCAAGACAGTCAACTGACCACTATTGAAAAAGAATCGCTGACCGCTTATTTGCTATGGCAGTTAAATACCCCAGCAAATATGGCAGGTCTAAAAGCGACATTGGCTGATCTTGACGCGCAATATATTGGCTTTATCAGCCGTTTTATCATTACTGTTGCTTTAGCGAATGGCAATATTGAACCCAGTCAAATCAAACAAATCGAAAAATTATATCAAGCTTTAGGTCTGGATAAAACGTTAGTGACTAGTGATATTCATCAGCTAACGACGAATAAAAAAGTAAACATAGGCATAAAAAATGAGCCCGAAACCAAAGATAATAGCAGCAAAAGTAGCCGTTCATTTAGTTTTGATGCTGAACTGTTGGCGCTACATGAACGTGAGACTGCAGTGGCTAAAGCGATGCTAAGTAAGATCTTTGCTGTAGAAGATGAAGAAAGCGAAGATGATATAAAAGATAGTGTACTATTAAAAATAAGCAGTAAGACGGCGACTGAGCATCAGAGTAACGTGCCTGTTAACAAGCATAGTTCAGGTAATGAGGCGGTCATAAAGGGACTAGATCGTAGTCACAGCCAACTGTATCAAGAGCTTATTAGTGCCGAAGTATGGCAACGTGAAGCCGTCAACGAATTATGCGAATCGTTAAATCTAATGATAAATGGCGCTATCGAAACCATTAACGACTGGGCATACGATAAAGTTGATGCACCCGTATTAGAAGATGATGATGAAGTGGTCGTTGATTTTGAGATTGTCGACGAGTTAAAAGCGTTGAATTCATAG
- a CDS encoding ATP-binding protein, translating into MSGKKIRAKERDAIIQSLKAGVTPKVGIQHIQVGRINELKALIDDIERVADGGSAFRLIIGEYGSGKTFFLSVVRAIALERKLVTVNADLSPDRRIQASSGQARNLYSELMRNLSTRNKPDGNGLASVVERFITEARKQADSSGEAISDVIQQNLAELTELVGGYDFAKVIEAYWQGHEEGNDELKANAIRWLRAEYATKTDARRDLGVRTIISDSSFYDSLKIMSLFVRQAGYQGLLVNLDEMVNLYKLNSTQARQGNYEQILRILNDCLQGTAEHLGFLLGGTPEFLLDPRKGLYSYDALQTRLADNSFAKQAGVIDYSSPALHLASLTPEELYILLKNLRHVYAGGDESAYLVPDESLQAFLQHCSQTIGDAYFRTPRNTIKAFLDMLAVIDQNPTISWNHLIQSVAIDPETPSDMDIDMSDLSDMDEDDGLADFSL; encoded by the coding sequence ATGAGTGGTAAAAAAATTAGAGCCAAAGAACGCGACGCGATTATCCAGTCGCTCAAGGCTGGCGTTACCCCCAAAGTTGGTATTCAGCATATCCAAGTGGGACGTATTAATGAGCTCAAAGCTTTGATAGATGATATTGAACGTGTGGCTGATGGCGGTTCTGCGTTTCGGCTGATTATTGGGGAATATGGGTCGGGCAAGACTTTCTTTTTGAGCGTGGTTCGCGCCATTGCACTTGAGCGTAAATTGGTCACGGTGAATGCGGATTTATCGCCTGACAGACGCATTCAAGCATCGTCAGGCCAAGCGAGGAATTTATATTCTGAGCTGATGCGTAACTTATCGACGCGCAATAAGCCTGATGGCAATGGGCTTGCTAGTGTGGTTGAGCGTTTTATTACCGAAGCACGAAAACAAGCGGACAGTAGCGGAGAGGCTATCAGTGACGTTATCCAGCAAAATTTAGCTGAATTGACTGAGTTGGTAGGTGGTTATGATTTTGCAAAAGTCATTGAAGCTTATTGGCAAGGGCACGAAGAAGGTAATGACGAGTTAAAAGCCAACGCTATTCGCTGGTTACGTGCAGAATACGCTACTAAGACTGATGCCAGACGCGACTTAGGTGTGCGCACTATTATTTCCGACTCATCCTTTTATGACTCTTTAAAAATCATGAGTTTATTCGTCCGTCAAGCTGGTTATCAAGGATTGCTCGTTAATTTGGACGAGATGGTCAATCTATACAAGCTTAACAGCACTCAAGCGCGCCAAGGTAACTATGAGCAAATATTGCGTATCTTAAATGATTGTTTGCAAGGTACAGCTGAGCATTTAGGGTTTTTATTAGGGGGTACGCCTGAGTTTTTACTCGATCCGCGCAAAGGCTTATACAGCTACGATGCTTTGCAAACTCGCTTAGCGGACAACAGCTTTGCCAAGCAGGCAGGGGTAATTGATTATTCTTCTCCAGCGTTACATTTGGCTAGCCTAACGCCAGAGGAGCTGTATATTTTGCTAAAAAACCTACGTCATGTTTATGCAGGCGGCGATGAGTCTGCATATCTAGTGCCTGATGAATCACTACAAGCTTTCTTGCAACACTGTAGCCAAACGATTGGCGATGCTTACTTCAGAACGCCACGTAATACCATCAAGGCATTTTTAGATATGCTAGCTGTCATCGACCAAAATCCTACTATCTCATGGAATCATCTGATTCAATCCGTAGCTATCGACCCTGAAACACCTTCAGATATGGACATCGATATGAGCGACCTTAGTGACATGGATGAAGATGATGGACTAGCAGACTTTAGCTTATAA
- a CDS encoding DEAD/DEAH box helicase, with translation MRDAHTELDKRIQRWIFDQGWHGLREVQAKAIAPILSGQTDVLISAATAAGKTEAFFLPACSAIAHQDKGVGILYISPLKALINDQYRRLQSLAELLDMQVTPWHGDSALAKKKQQKKSPSGIILITPESLESLLIRDAGWVKQAFGELKYIVIDEFHAFLGSERGQHLLSLLTRLEHVAGRLDAPIPRVALSATLGDIETVPLSLRPNNSLPCVIIKDTESTSNVKVQLKGYVDPNQVMHKLQSNGSKSYYDNNDIDESYIAIDSKSESAQISEFKDDNSLIHSYQLAHDAQSQICTDLYRFCRGGNHLIFANSRKRTELIAALLSDKCEHNIVPNEFFPHHGSLAKELREGLEQRLQKEDLPTTAVCTMTLELGIDIGKVDSVVQVTAPHSVSSLRQRLGRSGRRGGSSVLRMLITEKQIDIDTSLVDRLRLQLIQSLAMIRLLIASRWFEPADTSLYHFSTLLHQVLATIGQWGGIRADQIYTLLCRQGPFQKITPTHFKSLLSQMGAMQLITQLGNQQLVLGIVGERIVGHYTFYAVFKTPEEYRLVAGSKTLGTLPVTTLLLPEQYIIFAGIRWQVKDIDMDKKVIYVVAVQGGGQPPKFDGGGDMSIHDRVRQEMYDILTKGDYRISVGDKKVDFADKTARELFTESIETFDRCQLRHRPIIDQDGNTYIFTWRGDKVVHTLAALLMQHDFSTEVYAGVICVHKVNSVQVIRFLRDLASSNMPSATELAENVPNKMIEKFDEYLPEDLLNLGYGAKAFDTDGLSDWLQLLFEREVDYK, from the coding sequence TTGAGAGATGCCCATACTGAGCTTGATAAGCGTATACAACGCTGGATATTTGACCAAGGCTGGCATGGACTCCGGGAAGTACAAGCCAAAGCCATTGCGCCCATTTTATCAGGGCAAACGGATGTGCTTATTAGTGCGGCAACCGCTGCGGGTAAAACAGAAGCTTTCTTTTTGCCTGCCTGTAGCGCTATCGCTCATCAAGACAAGGGCGTTGGTATTCTTTATATCAGTCCGTTAAAAGCTTTGATTAATGACCAGTATCGACGCTTGCAAAGTCTAGCAGAGCTGCTCGATATGCAAGTGACGCCTTGGCATGGTGACAGTGCGCTAGCTAAAAAGAAGCAACAGAAAAAGTCGCCATCGGGTATTATTTTGATTACCCCTGAATCGCTTGAGTCTCTACTAATACGAGATGCAGGCTGGGTGAAACAAGCTTTTGGCGAGCTCAAATATATTGTCATTGACGAGTTTCATGCCTTCTTGGGTAGCGAGCGTGGTCAGCATCTATTGTCACTTTTGACCCGTCTTGAGCATGTAGCTGGACGGCTAGACGCGCCTATTCCACGAGTGGCATTAAGTGCAACTTTGGGCGATATAGAAACTGTGCCTTTATCACTACGCCCCAATAATTCTTTACCTTGTGTCATTATTAAGGATACTGAATCGACTTCCAACGTCAAAGTTCAGCTAAAAGGTTATGTAGACCCTAACCAAGTAATGCACAAGCTTCAAAGCAATGGGTCTAAGAGCTATTATGATAATAATGACATTGATGAGAGCTATATAGCTATTGATTCGAAAAGCGAAAGTGCTCAGATTAGTGAGTTTAAGGATGATAATTCTCTAATTCATAGTTATCAGCTTGCTCATGATGCTCAATCACAAATATGCACGGATTTATATCGCTTCTGCCGTGGCGGTAATCATCTTATATTCGCCAATAGCCGTAAGCGTACTGAACTCATAGCTGCATTGCTAAGTGACAAGTGTGAGCATAATATCGTTCCCAATGAGTTTTTCCCCCACCACGGCTCGTTAGCAAAAGAATTAAGAGAAGGTTTAGAGCAGCGTTTGCAAAAAGAGGATTTGCCGACTACCGCCGTCTGTACCATGACTTTAGAGCTAGGTATAGATATTGGTAAAGTTGATTCTGTCGTACAAGTGACAGCTCCGCATTCAGTTTCAAGCTTACGGCAACGGCTTGGGCGCTCGGGTAGGCGCGGTGGTTCGTCAGTGCTGCGTATGCTTATCACCGAAAAGCAAATCGATATCGATACCAGTTTGGTGGATAGACTGCGACTACAGCTTATACAGTCATTAGCAATGATAAGACTGCTTATCGCTAGCAGATGGTTTGAGCCTGCCGATACGTCGCTCTATCACTTCTCAACGCTCCTTCATCAAGTGCTCGCGACTATCGGTCAATGGGGTGGTATCCGTGCCGACCAAATTTATACTTTGCTATGTAGACAAGGACCTTTTCAAAAGATAACGCCTACTCACTTTAAATCCTTATTATCACAAATGGGCGCGATGCAACTGATTACTCAGCTTGGCAATCAGCAATTGGTATTAGGGATAGTAGGCGAGCGTATCGTTGGTCATTATACTTTTTATGCGGTGTTTAAAACGCCAGAGGAATATCGTCTTGTGGCTGGTAGTAAAACACTAGGCACATTACCCGTCACTACTTTGCTGCTACCCGAACAATACATCATCTTTGCGGGTATACGCTGGCAAGTCAAAGATATCGATATGGATAAAAAGGTCATTTATGTGGTTGCTGTCCAAGGCGGCGGTCAGCCTCCAAAATTTGATGGCGGCGGAGATATGTCGATACACGACCGAGTCCGTCAAGAGATGTATGACATATTAACTAAAGGTGACTATCGTATTTCAGTCGGCGATAAAAAAGTCGATTTTGCTGATAAAACGGCGCGTGAATTGTTTACAGAAAGCATTGAGACTTTTGATAGGTGTCAATTGCGTCATCGGCCAATAATAGATCAAGACGGTAATACTTATATTTTTACATGGCGCGGAGACAAAGTCGTTCATACCCTAGCAGCTTTGCTTATGCAGCATGATTTCTCTACTGAGGTATATGCAGGAGTTATCTGTGTTCATAAAGTCAATTCGGTTCAGGTTATTAGGTTTTTGAGAGATTTAGCCTCCAGTAATATGCCGTCTGCGACTGAGCTTGCCGAAAACGTACCCAACAAGATGATTGAGAAATTTGATGAATATTTGCCTGAGGATTTATTAAATCTTGGCTACGGTGCAAAGGCTTTTGATACTGATGGTCTCAGTGACTGGTTGCAGCTATTATTTGAAAGAGAAGTTGACTACAAATAA
- a CDS encoding FAD-binding oxidoreductase, whose amino-acid sequence MRYEVIVIGAGMVGTSVAWHLQKNNSKVLMLDKKLPGSETSYGNAGLIQREAIHTHPFPRQLTEMIRVLPNQGTDIRYRIPAILRYHQALLQYWKYSTPASVKKIESEWQTLIAHCTNEHQTMISASGADELITRDGWLQLHRSEETFKEAQASAIDARNQGVEHNVLNLEALKAMEPSANFEGFVGAIHWKNSWQVSNPSSLVKAYAKNFQEMGGTIKESDVKEIVQDGEGWKIITDNDTYYSDKLVIAAGPWSNDLIKPLGYNLPLFPMRGYHQHFKVTEKNTINHSMFDMDKGFVMGPMQQGIRITTGAEMTTMDAPKNFGQLKTVLKLARKILPLEDAVESEAWAGSRPCMPDMKPVIGPADKHEKLWFAFGHSHQGFTLGPMTGRLVEEMIHDKPLLVDVAPFSAQRFSN is encoded by the coding sequence ATGCGCTATGAAGTGATCGTTATCGGTGCAGGTATGGTTGGCACGTCAGTCGCGTGGCATTTACAAAAAAATAATTCAAAAGTACTGATGTTAGACAAGAAGTTGCCAGGCTCAGAGACCTCGTATGGCAATGCAGGATTGATTCAGCGCGAAGCCATTCATACCCATCCTTTTCCTCGTCAATTGACTGAAATGATCAGAGTATTACCGAACCAAGGCACTGATATTCGTTATCGTATCCCAGCAATTTTGCGTTATCACCAAGCGTTGTTGCAGTATTGGAAATACTCTACGCCCGCTTCGGTCAAAAAAATAGAATCAGAATGGCAGACATTGATTGCGCATTGTACCAATGAGCATCAAACAATGATTTCAGCATCTGGTGCTGACGAGCTAATTACTCGTGATGGTTGGTTACAACTGCATCGTTCTGAAGAGACGTTTAAAGAAGCGCAAGCATCAGCCATTGATGCGCGCAATCAAGGAGTTGAGCATAACGTATTGAACCTTGAAGCGCTAAAAGCCATGGAGCCTAGCGCTAATTTTGAAGGTTTCGTTGGTGCGATTCATTGGAAAAACTCTTGGCAAGTGTCAAACCCAAGCTCGCTCGTAAAAGCCTATGCAAAAAATTTCCAAGAGATGGGTGGTACGATTAAAGAGAGCGATGTAAAAGAAATCGTACAAGACGGTGAAGGTTGGAAAATCATTACTGATAATGACACTTATTATAGTGATAAGTTGGTTATCGCAGCAGGTCCATGGTCTAATGATTTGATCAAGCCACTTGGCTATAATCTGCCATTGTTCCCAATGCGTGGCTATCATCAGCATTTCAAAGTGACAGAAAAGAACACCATCAATCACAGTATGTTTGATATGGACAAAGGCTTTGTGATGGGGCCAATGCAGCAGGGTATCCGTATCACGACCGGTGCTGAGATGACTACCATGGATGCACCAAAGAACTTTGGTCAATTAAAAACGGTTCTGAAGCTGGCAAGAAAAATCTTACCATTAGAAGATGCAGTAGAGTCTGAAGCATGGGCAGGATCGCGTCCTTGTATGCCTGATATGAAGCCAGTTATTGGTCCTGCAGACAAGCATGAAAAACTATGGTTTGCCTTTGGTCACAGTCATCAAGGTTTTACTTTAGGGCCTATGACAGGGCGTCTGGTTGAAGAGATGATTCATGACAAGCCATTATTAGTAGATGTTGCGCCATTCAGTGCTCAGCGTTTTTCTAATTAA